In Agromyces sp. G08B096, a genomic segment contains:
- a CDS encoding vitamin K epoxide reductase family protein produces the protein MADSPAPAGSRALGVFLLIAGALGLLAAFELSVEKVLTLADPSHVPNCNVGVLVGCSTNLASWQGSIFGFPNPFVGMMAWPVVITIAVALIGGVRFPRWFWIGFNVGVAGALVFVGWLIYQSIYVLDVLCPWCMLTWAVTIPTFWAVTLDNLRAGRLPAAPRVRRLAAAWYGWIPLITIVCYLVIILLAQAQMNAIPRVLLDLQNLF, from the coding sequence ATGGCCGACTCCCCCGCCCCCGCCGGCTCGCGCGCGCTCGGCGTGTTCCTCCTCATCGCGGGGGCACTCGGACTGCTCGCGGCGTTCGAGCTGTCGGTCGAGAAGGTGCTGACGCTCGCCGATCCGTCGCACGTGCCCAACTGCAACGTCGGCGTGCTCGTGGGGTGCAGCACGAACCTCGCCTCGTGGCAGGGCAGCATCTTCGGCTTCCCGAATCCCTTCGTCGGCATGATGGCCTGGCCCGTCGTGATCACCATCGCCGTGGCCCTCATCGGCGGCGTCCGATTCCCGCGCTGGTTCTGGATCGGCTTCAACGTCGGCGTCGCGGGTGCGCTCGTGTTCGTCGGCTGGCTCATCTACCAGAGCATCTACGTGCTCGACGTGCTGTGCCCCTGGTGCATGCTCACGTGGGCCGTGACGATCCCGACGTTCTGGGCGGTCACCCTCGACAACCTCCGCGCCGGACGCCTCCCCGCGGCGCCTCGCGTCCGGCGGCTCGCCGCAGCCTGGTACGGCTGGATCCCGCTCATCACCATCGTCTGCTACCTCGTGATCATCCTGCTCGCGCAGGCGCAGATGAACGCCATCCCCCGAGTGCTGCTCGACCTGCAGAACCTGTTCTGA
- a CDS encoding Rne/Rng family ribonuclease, which translates to MVEGNDQQTNDTGNDGQAPRRRGGLFGARRARGRHVTTGATDAAPAAVSGAPGTRESAPIDDEAAPTAQASTASTRADTATTTAGAAAAVDAAESTPSPDTAEAEPAVTGSGSEADAGEASVDGEAADSATAPAPADRPELEPIPAGLTTTSLIFRAPPVLQVPERDEPEAEEPASSVRRRTRRRSGEESRGSGDEPANTVVKVRKPREPELITEPQKVKGSTRLEAKKQRRRDGRDAGRRRAIITEAEFLARRESVDRQMIVRQKSGRIQIGVLEDGVLVEHYVARNQDASLIGNVYLGRVQNVLPSMEAAFVDIGRGRNAVLYSGEVDWDAAAENGEKNQPRRIELALKPGDRVLVQVTKDPVGHKGARLTSQVSLPGRYLVYVPNGSMNGISRKLPDTERARLKKILKEVLPENVGVIVRTAAEGATEEQLTLDVNRLTAQWADISAQLEKVQAPALLHSEPDLLVKIVRDVFNEDFQKMVIEGDEARQTIERYLRAVAPDLLERVEAYTGERDSFDEFRISEQIEKALDRKVWLPSGGSLIIDRTEAMTVVDVNTGKFVGSGGNLEETVTKNNLEAAEEIVRQLRLRDIGGIIVVDFIDMVLESNRDLVLRRLVECLSRDRTKHQVAEVTSLGLVQMTRKKLGLGLLESFSEPCEICAGRGIIVHHEPILRHRAPQQQVERRRNRGGGQQPSREPQAPAEPKHHNGAHEITEDVKHALAQIAASTIPHPPAGEAKAADEAAESAPRSEESGEATSARAGRRGRRRAKGGSAGPETTAASAASSGDASGEDASAEPSTAAPSASQSASVLDLPELPEPREPRERPRAVADPDALLGSVLDALPAPKKPGEGRGRSRRVSTAALSTAGAAPVIVRADDETPDAEGSGEA; encoded by the coding sequence ATGGTGGAAGGCAACGACCAGCAGACGAACGACACAGGCAACGACGGGCAGGCGCCCCGTCGCCGCGGCGGACTCTTCGGCGCACGGCGTGCGCGCGGACGCCACGTGACCACGGGCGCGACCGACGCCGCCCCGGCTGCGGTCAGCGGCGCCCCGGGCACCCGGGAGTCGGCTCCGATCGACGACGAGGCGGCCCCCACGGCACAGGCGTCGACGGCGTCGACGCGTGCCGATACGGCGACGACCACGGCGGGCGCCGCGGCAGCCGTGGATGCCGCGGAGTCGACGCCGAGCCCCGATACCGCCGAGGCCGAGCCCGCGGTGACGGGCTCGGGGTCCGAGGCCGACGCCGGCGAGGCATCCGTCGACGGTGAGGCGGCCGACTCGGCCACCGCGCCTGCCCCGGCGGACCGCCCCGAGCTCGAGCCGATCCCCGCCGGCCTGACCACCACCTCGCTGATCTTCCGTGCGCCGCCGGTGCTGCAGGTGCCCGAGCGCGACGAGCCCGAGGCTGAGGAGCCCGCGTCGAGCGTCCGGCGCCGCACCCGCCGCCGCAGCGGCGAGGAGTCGCGCGGGTCGGGCGACGAGCCGGCGAACACCGTCGTCAAGGTGCGCAAGCCCCGCGAACCCGAGCTCATCACCGAGCCGCAGAAGGTCAAGGGCTCCACGCGCCTGGAGGCCAAGAAGCAGCGCCGCCGCGACGGCCGCGACGCCGGCCGCCGTCGCGCGATCATCACCGAGGCGGAGTTCCTCGCGCGCCGCGAGTCCGTCGACCGGCAGATGATCGTGCGCCAGAAGTCCGGTCGCATCCAGATCGGCGTGCTCGAGGACGGCGTGCTCGTCGAGCACTACGTCGCGCGCAACCAGGACGCATCGCTCATCGGCAACGTCTACCTCGGTCGCGTGCAGAACGTGCTGCCCAGCATGGAGGCCGCCTTCGTCGACATCGGGCGCGGGCGCAACGCCGTGCTCTACTCGGGCGAGGTCGACTGGGACGCCGCCGCCGAGAACGGCGAGAAGAACCAGCCCCGCCGCATCGAGCTCGCCCTGAAGCCGGGCGATCGCGTGCTCGTGCAGGTGACCAAGGACCCCGTCGGCCACAAGGGCGCCCGGCTCACCAGCCAGGTCTCGCTGCCCGGCCGCTACCTCGTGTACGTGCCGAACGGGTCGATGAACGGCATCAGCCGGAAGCTGCCCGACACCGAGCGTGCGCGCCTGAAGAAGATCCTGAAGGAGGTGCTCCCCGAGAACGTCGGCGTCATCGTGCGCACGGCCGCCGAGGGCGCCACCGAGGAACAGCTCACGCTCGACGTCAACCGCCTCACCGCCCAGTGGGCCGACATCTCGGCGCAGCTCGAGAAGGTGCAGGCGCCCGCGCTGCTGCACTCCGAGCCCGACCTGCTCGTGAAGATCGTCCGCGACGTCTTCAACGAGGACTTCCAGAAGATGGTCATCGAGGGCGACGAGGCGCGCCAGACCATCGAGCGGTACCTGCGTGCCGTGGCGCCCGACCTGCTCGAGCGGGTCGAGGCCTACACGGGCGAGCGTGACTCGTTCGACGAGTTCCGCATCAGCGAGCAGATCGAGAAGGCGCTCGACCGCAAGGTCTGGCTGCCCTCGGGCGGCTCGCTGATCATCGACCGCACCGAGGCCATGACGGTCGTCGACGTCAACACCGGCAAGTTCGTCGGTTCCGGCGGCAACCTCGAGGAGACGGTCACCAAGAACAACCTCGAGGCGGCCGAGGAGATCGTCCGCCAGCTGCGCCTGCGCGACATCGGCGGCATCATCGTCGTCGACTTCATCGACATGGTGCTGGAGTCCAACCGCGACCTCGTGCTGCGCCGCCTCGTCGAGTGCCTCTCGCGCGACCGCACCAAGCACCAGGTGGCCGAGGTCACCTCGCTCGGTCTCGTGCAGATGACCCGCAAGAAGCTCGGCCTCGGGCTCCTCGAGTCGTTCAGCGAGCCGTGCGAGATCTGCGCCGGCCGGGGCATCATCGTCCACCACGAGCCGATCCTCCGGCACCGTGCCCCGCAGCAGCAGGTCGAGCGGCGCCGCAACCGCGGCGGGGGCCAGCAGCCGTCGCGCGAGCCGCAGGCGCCTGCCGAGCCGAAGCACCACAACGGCGCGCACGAGATCACCGAGGACGTCAAGCACGCCCTCGCTCAGATCGCCGCGTCGACCATCCCGCACCCGCCCGCAGGTGAGGCGAAAGCGGCCGACGAGGCCGCGGAGAGCGCCCCGCGGAGCGAGGAGAGCGGCGAGGCGACGTCGGCGCGCGCCGGGCGACGCGGTCGTCGGCGCGCCAAGGGCGGGTCCGCGGGTCCCGAGACCACGGCCGCGTCCGCGGCGTCGTCCGGTGACGCATCGGGCGAGGATGCCTCGGCCGAGCCCTCGACCGCGGCGCCGTCGGCCTCGCAGTCGGCGTCCGTCCTCGATCTGCCCGAGCTTCCGGAGCCGCGCGAGCCGCGCGAGCGTCCCCGCGCGGTCGCCGACCCCGACGCCCTCCTCGGATCCGTGCTCGACGCGCTGCCCGCGCCGAAGAAGCCGGGCGAGGGGCGCGGCCGCAGCCGCCGGGTGTCGACCGCGGCGCTCAGCACCGCCGGCGCGGCGCCCGTCATCGTGCGGGCCGACGACGAGACGCCGGACGCCGAGGGCTCAGGCGAGGCCTGA
- a CDS encoding DUF4031 domain-containing protein, with protein MTVLIDPPLWPKHGTVWGHLVSDRSLEELHAFARAAGLPPRSFDLDHYDVPVERYDELVAAGATPVEPRELVRRLARSGLRVTPKQRRERSGLA; from the coding sequence ATGACCGTGCTCATCGACCCGCCGCTCTGGCCGAAGCACGGCACGGTGTGGGGCCACCTCGTGAGCGATCGCTCGCTCGAGGAGCTGCACGCCTTCGCGCGGGCGGCCGGGTTGCCGCCGCGCTCGTTCGATCTCGACCACTACGACGTGCCCGTCGAGCGGTACGACGAGCTCGTGGCCGCGGGGGCGACGCCGGTCGAGCCCAGAGAGCTCGTCCGGCGCCTCGCCCGCAGCGGGCTCCGCGTCACCCCGAAACAGCGGCGCGAGCGCTCAGGCCTCGCCTGA
- the rplU gene encoding 50S ribosomal protein L21 has translation MVYAVVRAGGRQEKVEVGTIVTMDRIKADKDGKVQLTPVLLVDGDKITSDAKSLAKVTVTAEVLGDLRGPKIVIQKFKNKTGYKKRQGHRQELTRVKVTGIK, from the coding sequence GTGGTTTACGCAGTAGTGCGCGCCGGCGGCCGGCAGGAGAAGGTCGAGGTCGGCACCATCGTGACGATGGACCGCATCAAGGCCGACAAGGACGGCAAGGTCCAGCTGACCCCGGTCCTCCTCGTCGACGGCGACAAGATCACCTCCGACGCCAAGTCGCTCGCGAAGGTCACGGTCACGGCTGAGGTCCTCGGCGACCTCCGCGGCCCGAAGATCGTGATCCAGAAGTTCAAGAACAAGACCGGCTACAAGAAGCGCCAGGGCCACCGTCAGGAGCTCACGCGCGTCAAGGTCACCGGCATCAAGTAA
- the rpmA gene encoding 50S ribosomal protein L27 yields MAHKKGASSTRNGRDSNAQRLGVKRFGGQVVKAGEILVRQRGTHFHPGAGVGRGGDDTLFALEAGAVEFGAKGGRKVVNIVTVGE; encoded by the coding sequence ATGGCACACAAAAAGGGAGCGAGCTCCACTCGCAACGGTCGTGACTCGAACGCCCAGCGCCTCGGCGTGAAGCGCTTCGGCGGCCAGGTCGTCAAGGCCGGCGAGATCCTCGTCCGCCAGCGCGGCACCCACTTCCACCCGGGTGCGGGTGTCGGTCGCGGTGGCGACGACACGCTGTTCGCGCTCGAGGCCGGCGCGGTCGAGTTCGGCGCCAAGGGCGGCCGCAAGGTCGTCAACATCGTGACGGTCGGCGAATAG
- the obgE gene encoding GTPase ObgE, whose amino-acid sequence MVSFVDEVRLFVKAGHGGNGCVSVRREKFKPLAGPDGGNGGDGGDIVLVADPQVTTLLAYHGRPHRTSPNGQPGMGDNRSGSTGEDVELPVPVGTVVKDEQGNELADLTEPGMRFIVAPGGQGGLGNAALASTKRKAPGFALLGTPGFEGEVTLELKTIADVALVGFPSAGKSSLIAAMSAARPKIADYPFTTLHPNLGVVEAGEHRFTVADVPGLIEGASEGKGLGLEFLRHVERCSALLHVLDCATLEPGRDPISDLDVILAELAAYPVPDGQVPLLDRPQLVALNKIDVPEARELADFVKPELEARGYRVFEISTVSHEGLRPLGFALGEIVDEARRDAAAAPAGPRIIMRPRPVDEQDFVVRAEGGSYGTIYRVLGGKPERWVAQTDFTNDEAVGYLADRLARLGVEDELVRAGAVAGSTVVIGPGSGVVFDWEPTLTSTAELITAPRGADVRLDDNRRATRAERKQEYHERMDAKAEARAELRREREAGIWSSDDEEETEQ is encoded by the coding sequence ATGGTCAGCTTCGTCGATGAGGTCCGGTTGTTCGTCAAGGCCGGGCACGGAGGCAACGGCTGCGTGTCGGTGCGCCGCGAGAAGTTCAAGCCGCTCGCCGGCCCCGACGGCGGCAACGGGGGCGACGGCGGCGACATCGTGCTCGTCGCCGACCCGCAGGTCACCACGCTCCTCGCGTACCACGGTCGCCCGCACCGCACGTCGCCGAACGGCCAGCCCGGCATGGGCGATAACCGTTCGGGCTCGACCGGTGAGGACGTCGAGCTGCCGGTGCCGGTCGGCACGGTCGTGAAGGACGAGCAGGGCAACGAGCTCGCCGACCTCACCGAACCCGGCATGCGGTTCATCGTCGCTCCCGGCGGACAGGGCGGTCTCGGCAACGCCGCGCTCGCCTCCACCAAGCGGAAGGCCCCCGGCTTCGCGCTGCTCGGCACTCCCGGGTTCGAGGGCGAGGTGACGCTCGAGCTGAAGACCATCGCCGACGTCGCCCTCGTCGGATTCCCGTCCGCCGGCAAGTCGAGCCTCATCGCGGCCATGTCCGCCGCACGCCCGAAGATCGCGGACTACCCGTTCACGACCCTGCACCCGAACCTCGGCGTCGTCGAAGCGGGGGAGCACCGGTTCACCGTCGCCGACGTGCCGGGGCTCATCGAGGGCGCGAGCGAGGGCAAGGGGCTCGGGCTCGAGTTCCTCCGACACGTCGAGCGGTGCTCGGCGCTGCTGCACGTGCTCGACTGCGCGACGCTCGAGCCCGGGCGCGACCCGATCAGCGACCTCGACGTGATCCTCGCCGAGCTCGCCGCGTACCCCGTGCCCGACGGGCAGGTCCCGCTGCTCGACCGCCCGCAGCTGGTCGCGCTGAACAAGATCGACGTGCCAGAGGCGCGCGAGCTCGCCGACTTCGTGAAGCCCGAACTCGAGGCGCGCGGCTACCGGGTGTTCGAGATCTCGACCGTGAGCCACGAGGGCCTGCGCCCGCTCGGCTTCGCGCTCGGCGAGATCGTCGACGAGGCGCGACGCGACGCGGCAGCCGCGCCGGCAGGCCCGCGGATCATCATGCGCCCGCGACCGGTCGACGAGCAGGACTTCGTGGTGCGCGCCGAGGGCGGCAGCTACGGCACCATCTACCGCGTGCTGGGCGGCAAGCCCGAACGCTGGGTCGCGCAGACCGACTTCACGAACGACGAGGCCGTCGGCTACCTCGCCGACCGTCTCGCCCGCCTCGGCGTCGAGGACGAGCTCGTGCGCGCCGGCGCCGTCGCCGGTTCCACCGTGGTGATCGGCCCGGGGTCGGGCGTCGTCTTCGACTGGGAGCCGACGCTCACCTCGACCGCCGAGCTGATCACGGCACCCCGCGGCGCCGACGTGCGCCTCGACGACAACCGGCGCGCCACGCGCGCCGAGCGCAAGCAGGAGTACCACGAGCGGATGGACGCCAAGGCCGAGGCGCGCGCCGAACTGCGGCGCGAGCGCGAGGCCGGCATCTGGTCCTCCGATGACGAGGAGGAGACCGAGCAGTGA
- the proB gene encoding glutamate 5-kinase has product MTPLRRADIPTATRVVVKVGSSSISGEQAGQIGPLVDALAAAHERGAEVVLVSSGAIATGIPYLRLDGRPADLATQQAAASVGQNVLMYRYQDSLDRYGIVAGQVLLTAGDLENATHRSNAQRAMERLLGLRILPIVNENDTVATHEIRFGDNDRLAALVAELIGAELLVLLSDVDALYTKPPHLPGAERIETVAYGDALEGVEIGSAGRAGVGTGGAETKVSAARIAAAAGTGVLITATALVADALAGREIGTWFEPSTGRHTGEGHRALS; this is encoded by the coding sequence GTGACCCCGCTCCGGCGTGCAGACATCCCCACCGCGACGCGCGTCGTCGTGAAGGTCGGCTCTTCGTCGATCAGCGGTGAGCAGGCCGGCCAGATCGGCCCGCTCGTGGATGCGCTCGCGGCCGCGCACGAGCGGGGCGCCGAGGTCGTCCTCGTCTCCTCGGGTGCGATCGCCACCGGCATCCCGTATCTGCGCCTCGACGGCCGCCCGGCCGACCTCGCCACGCAGCAGGCGGCGGCATCCGTCGGCCAGAACGTGCTCATGTACCGCTATCAGGACTCCCTCGACCGGTACGGCATCGTGGCCGGCCAGGTGCTGCTCACCGCCGGCGACCTCGAGAACGCCACGCACCGCTCGAACGCGCAGCGCGCGATGGAGCGCCTGCTCGGCCTGCGGATCCTGCCGATCGTGAACGAGAACGACACGGTCGCCACGCACGAGATCCGGTTCGGCGACAACGACCGGCTCGCGGCCCTCGTGGCCGAGCTCATCGGGGCCGAGCTGCTCGTGCTGCTCTCCGACGTCGACGCCCTCTACACCAAGCCGCCGCATCTGCCGGGTGCCGAGCGCATCGAGACGGTCGCCTACGGCGACGCGCTCGAGGGCGTCGAGATCGGGTCCGCGGGACGCGCCGGCGTCGGCACAGGCGGCGCTGAGACGAAGGTGTCGGCCGCACGCATCGCCGCCGCTGCAGGCACCGGTGTGCTCATCACGGCGACGGCGCTCGTCGCCGACGCTCTGGCGGGGCGTGAGATCGGCACCTGGTTCGAGCCGTCGACCGGGCGTCACACGGGCGAGGGGCACCGCGCGCTCTCCTAA
- a CDS encoding glutamate-5-semialdehyde dehydrogenase has protein sequence MVHADLAHVLDARLAAAKEASRRLAVATTAEKDAALGHVARLLRDRAAEVVAANADDLAAGREAGLSSGLLDRLRLDEVRIDALAAAVLDVVALDDPVGETVSGRSLPSGVRIDQVRVPLGVVGAIYEARPNVTVDIAALALKSGNAVVLRGGTAAERTNAVLVDVLRSAYDAAGLPADAVQTVDDYGRDGARHLMQARDYVDVLIPRGSAGLIRAVVEEAKVPVIETGAGVVHMFLDESAREDWAVELVHNAKVQRPSVCNALETLLVHRAAAERLLPAVLDRLEASGVTVHADERVRAFRPEATPVTEEDWATEHMSLDLSVGIVDSLDDALAHIRRYSTKHTEAIVTNDLGNAERFLNEVDAAAVMVNASTRFTDGAEFGFGAEVGISTQKLHARGPMGLPELTSTKWIVRGAGHVRA, from the coding sequence ATGGTGCACGCCGACCTCGCCCACGTCCTCGATGCGCGGCTCGCCGCTGCGAAAGAGGCCTCCCGCCGACTCGCCGTCGCCACGACGGCCGAAAAGGATGCCGCGCTCGGCCACGTCGCCCGGCTGCTGCGCGACCGGGCCGCCGAGGTGGTCGCCGCGAACGCCGACGACCTCGCCGCCGGACGCGAAGCGGGGCTCTCCTCCGGCCTGCTCGACCGGCTGCGACTCGACGAGGTCCGCATCGACGCCCTCGCCGCCGCCGTGCTCGACGTGGTCGCGCTCGACGACCCCGTCGGCGAGACCGTCTCAGGCCGATCGCTGCCGAGCGGGGTCCGGATCGATCAGGTGCGCGTCCCCCTCGGCGTCGTGGGCGCGATCTACGAGGCGCGGCCCAACGTCACCGTCGACATCGCCGCGCTGGCGCTGAAGAGCGGCAACGCCGTGGTCCTCCGCGGCGGCACCGCCGCCGAGCGGACGAACGCGGTCCTCGTCGACGTGCTCCGTTCCGCGTACGACGCGGCAGGGCTGCCCGCCGACGCGGTCCAGACCGTCGACGACTACGGCCGCGACGGCGCGCGTCATCTCATGCAGGCACGCGACTACGTCGACGTGCTCATCCCGCGCGGCAGCGCCGGACTCATCCGCGCCGTCGTCGAGGAGGCCAAGGTGCCCGTCATCGAGACCGGCGCGGGCGTCGTGCACATGTTCCTCGACGAGAGCGCCCGTGAAGACTGGGCGGTCGAGCTGGTGCACAACGCCAAGGTGCAGCGGCCCAGCGTCTGCAACGCGCTCGAGACGCTCCTCGTGCACCGGGCGGCCGCCGAGCGGCTCCTGCCCGCCGTGCTCGACCGGCTCGAGGCATCCGGGGTCACGGTCCACGCCGACGAGCGTGTGCGCGCATTCCGGCCCGAGGCGACGCCGGTCACGGAGGAGGACTGGGCGACCGAGCACATGAGCCTCGATCTGTCGGTCGGCATCGTCGACTCGCTCGACGACGCGCTCGCGCACATTCGCCGCTACTCGACGAAGCACACCGAGGCGATCGTGACGAACGACCTCGGCAACGCCGAGCGCTTCCTGAACGAGGTCGACGCCGCCGCGGTGATGGTGAACGCCTCGACGCGATTCACCGACGGCGCCGAATTCGGCTTCGGCGCAGAGGTCGGCATCTCGACGCAGAAGCTGCACGCGCGGGGGCCGATGGGGCTGCCCGAGCTGACCAGCACGAAGTGGATCGTGCGCGGCGCCGGCCACGTCCGCGCATGA
- the nadD gene encoding nicotinate-nucleotide adenylyltransferase codes for MTGDDRRPRIGVMGGTFDPIHHGHLVAASEVAQSFGLDEVIFVPTGRPSYKEVVTPAEHRYLMTVIATASNPRFTVSRVDIDRSKPTYTIDTLNDIRRERPDAELFFITGADAVAQILSWRDVHELWDLAHFVAVSRPGHVLNVSGLPEQHVSLLEVPALAISSTDCRSRVRRGFPVWYLVPDGVVQYISKHHLYRSVE; via the coding sequence ATGACGGGCGATGATCGCCGGCCACGGATCGGCGTCATGGGCGGGACGTTCGACCCGATCCATCACGGCCACCTCGTGGCCGCCAGCGAAGTGGCCCAGTCCTTCGGGCTCGACGAGGTGATCTTCGTCCCCACCGGGCGCCCCTCGTACAAAGAAGTGGTGACGCCCGCCGAGCACCGGTACCTGATGACCGTGATCGCGACCGCGTCGAACCCGCGGTTCACGGTGAGCCGGGTCGACATCGACCGGTCGAAGCCGACCTACACGATCGACACGCTGAACGACATCAGACGCGAACGGCCCGACGCGGAGCTCTTCTTCATCACCGGCGCCGACGCGGTGGCGCAGATCCTGTCCTGGCGTGATGTGCACGAGCTCTGGGACCTCGCCCACTTCGTGGCTGTGAGTCGCCCGGGACACGTGCTCAACGTTTCGGGTTTGCCAGAGCAGCACGTAAGCTTGTTGGAGGTTCCGGCACTTGCGATCTCCTCGACCGACTGCCGGAGCAGGGTGCGCCGGGGTTTCCCGGTGTGGTACTTGGTGCCCGATGGGGTCGTCCAGTACATCTCCAAGCACCATCTCTACCGGAGTGTCGAATGA
- the rsfS gene encoding ribosome silencing factor, producing the protein MTATSHALDLTAVAARAADAKGGEDLVALDVSGPMPFADVFLLVTGMSERNVLAIADEVEDRLLEAGAKAARREGREHGRWVLLDFGDVVVHVFHREDRMYYGLERLWLDCPVIAVEPMLAASDSEAPQ; encoded by the coding sequence ATGACCGCCACCTCGCACGCCCTCGACCTCACCGCCGTCGCCGCACGCGCGGCCGACGCGAAGGGCGGCGAAGACCTGGTCGCGCTCGACGTGTCGGGACCGATGCCGTTCGCCGACGTCTTCCTGCTCGTCACCGGAATGAGCGAGCGGAACGTGCTCGCGATCGCCGACGAGGTCGAAGACCGCCTGCTCGAGGCCGGTGCGAAAGCGGCCCGGCGCGAGGGACGCGAGCACGGCCGTTGGGTGCTGCTCGACTTCGGCGATGTCGTCGTGCACGTGTTCCACCGCGAGGACCGGATGTACTACGGGCTCGAACGACTCTGGCTCGACTGCCCCGTGATCGCCGTCGAACCGATGCTCGCAGCCTCCGATTCCGAGGCGCCGCAGTGA
- a CDS encoding metal-dependent hydrolase, which yields MMGTSHAISGAAAWIAITGAVPILSSGAAPLDPVGVLAGAVVCAGAALLPDADHHRATVAQAVPVLGRVATGLIGTLSGGHRHGAHSPIGVAVATLLAWLLSLVIVPVGGIGDIAVGAAAGTAALTCFAVKARDLVRTWPAAWLAGGALALVIVVVVPEQLAWFPGAVAVGYVAHLAGDVLTTGGLPGLWWPWVPRPPAILADLPVLGRIWQVNGYVALPILGDTGSWREKAFAGLLALYVTIAAGYEVLRAMGIDPLALV from the coding sequence ATGATGGGCACCAGCCACGCGATCAGCGGCGCGGCCGCGTGGATCGCGATCACGGGTGCCGTCCCGATCCTGTCGAGCGGCGCCGCACCGCTCGACCCCGTCGGGGTGCTCGCCGGCGCCGTCGTCTGCGCCGGCGCCGCCCTCCTCCCCGACGCCGACCACCACCGTGCGACGGTGGCTCAGGCGGTGCCGGTGCTGGGCCGCGTCGCGACCGGGCTCATCGGCACCCTCTCGGGCGGGCATCGCCACGGTGCGCACTCCCCGATCGGGGTGGCGGTCGCGACGCTGCTCGCCTGGCTGCTCAGCCTCGTCATCGTTCCCGTCGGCGGCATCGGCGACATCGCCGTCGGCGCCGCGGCCGGCACGGCGGCGCTCACCTGCTTCGCGGTGAAGGCACGCGACCTCGTCCGTACGTGGCCGGCCGCCTGGCTCGCCGGTGGGGCGCTCGCCCTCGTCATCGTCGTGGTCGTGCCCGAGCAGCTCGCGTGGTTCCCCGGGGCGGTGGCCGTCGGATACGTCGCGCACCTCGCGGGCGACGTCCTCACCACCGGAGGCCTGCCCGGGCTCTGGTGGCCGTGGGTGCCGCGGCCACCGGCCATCCTCGCCGACCTGCCGGTACTCGGCCGCATCTGGCAGGTGAACGGATACGTCGCGCTGCCGATCCTGGGCGACACCGGGTCCTGGCGGGAGAAGGCGTTCGCGGGGCTGCTCGCGCTGTACGTGACGATCGCCGCGGGCTACGAGGTGCTGCGTGCGATGGGCATCGATCCGCTCGCATTGGTCTGA